In Candidatus Delongbacteria bacterium, the genomic window ATTGAGAAAGCTAAAAAAAAGGGTGCAGGAGAACTTGATGGTCAAGTATACGAAGAGCTTACGTATGAAGGATATGGTCCAAGTGGAATAGCAATATTTGTAGAAACAATGACTGATAATAAAGTCAGAACAGTTGGTGAAGTGAGACATGCATTTGCAAAGAATGGTGGAAATCTTGGTGAAAGTGGATCTGTTGGATGGATGTTTCATAAAAAAGGATTGATTTTGTTAAATGCTGATGGACTTGACGAAGAAGAAGTTATGGAGTTTGTTCTAGAGGTTGGTGCTGAAGATTTTAAATCTGAAGATGATAAGTTTGAAATATATACAAGTTTTGAAGATTATGTTTCAGTATCTGATATTATCCTGGAAAAATTTGGTGATAAAGTAGAATCATCTGAACTTACCATGATTCCAGATAATTATGTTAAACTGCCTTCGGATAGAGTTAAGTCTTTTATGAAACTTATTGATATGCTGGAAGATAGCGATGATGTTCAAAATGTATATCATAATGCTGAAATAGATGATGCTGATCTAGAAAATTTTTAGAAAATTTTAGACTCCCTAGAGGGAGTCTTTTTTTAACTTACATAGGTGTAATTAAATGATTGTACTTGGTGTTGATCCTGGTTTAGGTAAAACTGGGTTTGCGGTGTTAGAAAAAAATGGTAGAACGATTACAATTCTTGAAGCAGGTTATATTAAAACCGATACAAAAGCTGATTTGCCTATAAGATTGACCGAAATATACTATGGGTTAGATGAGATAATTAAGACATATAATCCTGATAAAGTTGGAGTGGAAACTGTTTTTGCTGCGAAAAATATCAGCTCGACAATCAAGTTAAGTCATGCAAGAGGTACAATATTGTTGTGTTCAGGATTGAACAAAATAGACGTGTCTGAGTTTTCTCCCAGGGAGGTTAAGCAAGCGATAACAGGTAGTGGTTCAGCAACCAAAGAACAGATAATTTTCATGATTAGAAATCTAACTGGTCTAAAAAATATCGAAGGACCTTCAGATGCATTTGATGCTATAAGTATCGGAGTTGCGGTTTTACAATCTATAAGGATAAATCATGATAGAAAGACTTTACGGTAAAATAGTAGACATTAAAAGTGACAGAGTTACAGTGAATTGTAGTGGAGTTGGTTATCAGGTTTTTGTTTCATCTTATACAATTTCAGAAATCGCTAAATTAAATAAAGAAACAATGATATATACTTTTTTGAAAGTATCTGAAAATGAAATGGTATTGTATGGCTTTTCATCAGAACAGGAAAGAGATATTTTCATTCAACTAGGTAGTGTAAGCGGAATAGGATCAAAATCAGCCATGAGTATTT contains:
- a CDS encoding YebC/PmpR family DNA-binding transcriptional regulator translates to MSGHSKWATIKRKKAKTDAARGKVFTKLIREIMVAARMGGSDEAMNARLKVACQKAKAANMPMDNIEKAKKKGAGELDGQVYEELTYEGYGPSGIAIFVETMTDNKVRTVGEVRHAFAKNGGNLGESGSVGWMFHKKGLILLNADGLDEEEVMEFVLEVGAEDFKSEDDKFEIYTSFEDYVSVSDIILEKFGDKVESSELTMIPDNYVKLPSDRVKSFMKLIDMLEDSDDVQNVYHNAEIDDADLENF
- the ruvC gene encoding crossover junction endodeoxyribonuclease RuvC, yielding MIVLGVDPGLGKTGFAVLEKNGRTITILEAGYIKTDTKADLPIRLTEIYYGLDEIIKTYNPDKVGVETVFAAKNISSTIKLSHARGTILLCSGLNKIDVSEFSPREVKQAITGSGSATKEQIIFMIRNLTGLKNIEGPSDAFDAISIGVAVLQSIRINHDRKTLR